GCGAGCATAAACGAGCGCTTCCAGCAGAAGTAGATGCTCGGAACCCGCGCGCGGACGGTTTTGGCGATGGTCGATGAAGACGCCATAGTCGCGAGCCGCAGTTCTGTGGATCACAGCGTCAACGAGGCGCCGGTCGGCGTTGTCGGACTTGCGCCCATGAGCTGGTGTCGGCGCTGATCTGCGGCAGGTGTCAACGGCGGAGCAAAACCCGGCCAGCGGGGCGGAGTAAAAGCAGGCCAGCGGTCGAGGCGTGATGACGATATGGAAAGGGCCCCGATCGGGGCCCTTTCCATATCGTCGCGACCGTTTTCTCCCGGCTATGGCGACGGGATCTCGCCGGTGTTCGGGTCGGCCGACACGGTGGCCTGGTTTTGCTCCGCCCTTCTGGCTGATCGCCGGCCGGCGGACTGTTTGAGGCGGTAGCTGTCGCCGTTCATGGTGAGGATGGAGACGTGGTGGGTGAGCCGGTCGAGCAGCGCGCCGGTAAGCCGTTCTGAGGCGAGGACCTGGGTCCAGTCCTCGAACGGCAAGTTCGACGTGATGATGGTCGAGCCGCGCTCGTAGCGCTGCGACAGCACCTCGAAGAGAAGTTCGGCGCCAGTCGCCGACAGCGGCACATAGCCGAGCTCGTCGACGATGAGCAGCTTCACGGCCGCCAGTTCCCGCTGGAGCTTGAGCAGGCGCCGCTCGTCGCGCGCCTCCATCAGCTGGTTGACCAGCGAAGCGGCGGTCGCGAAGGCGACGGTGAATCCCTTCTGGCAAGCAGCCAGGCCGAGCGCGAGAGCGACGTGCGTCTTGCCCGTGCCGCTGTTGCCCAGCGCAATGACGTTCTCCCGCCGAAGGATATACTCCGAGCGAGCGAGCTCGAGCACCAGCATCTTGTTGAGGCTGGGGATGGCTGTGAAGTCGAAGGTGTCGAGACTCTTCACCGCCGGGAAGCGGGCGGCGCGGATCCGCCGCTCGACCGTGCGCCGCTCCCTGTCGATGAGCTCAAGCTCGATGAGGCGCAGCAGGTAGCGTGGGTGGTCGACACCGTCGCGAGCGCATTCGCGCGCGACCTTCTCATATTCGCGCAGCACGGTCGGCAGCTTGAGCTGCTTGAGGTGGTGGGCGAGCAGCACCTGGGGTGTCCCGCCGGTCGTGCCGGTCGGCATCTTGTCGCCGGTCATGCCGCCAGCACCCCATAGTCCGCCGCCCGTGTCGTCTTCACGTCCGTCCGGGGCAGGTGCGGATAGGCGGCCAGATCGAGACGGGGCGGTCGCCGTTCGATACGCGCCAGCGCGATGAGCTTCACCGCGTCGAAGCCGATGGCGCCGAGCTGCACGGCCTGCGTCACCGCGTCGGTGACGACGGCGAGCGGCAGGGCTTCGAGCAGCCGCAGCACCTGGATGAACTCGCGCTTCCCCTTGGTGCCCATACGAGCTTCCAGAAGGTGGCGCAGATGCTGGAAGATCTCGGGCAGATCCCAGCCCTGCAAGGCGGCCGCCTGGTCGAGCGCGCCGGGCTTCTGCTCGATGAGCGCGAGATAATGCAGCGGGTTGGCGACGAATGCGCCCTCGCCATAGCTGCGCGGATGCCGGGCGATCTCCTCGCCGGCGATGCTGATGACCACCTCGTCGACGAACCCCTTCACCAGGACGTCGCGGAAGCCATAGACGGTTGGCACCGAATAGTCGTTGGTCCGATAGCGCACCAGCGCGGTCGACGATACGCGCGCCGACCGCTTCTCGCACGGCTCCAACGGCACCGCCGGCAAGGCCCGGAAGGCCTGCCGGTCGGCGACGAGGCGCTCGGCGATGGTGTCGGCATGGCGCCCGGCATGCCCGTTCTGTCGAGCCAGGCAATCCTTCGCCAGGCGCTCGTTCAACTCGTCGAAGCTGCGCGCTACCGGAATGGGCACCATGAACATCGCGCGGGCGTGCTTCACCAGCGCTTCGACCTTCCCCTTGTCGTTGCCCTTGCCGGGACGACCGAAGCGGTCGGCAAACAAATAGTGGCTGACCAGCTCGGTGAAGGCCCGCGTGCGCTCGCGCTTGCCGTCGCCGCAGATCCTCGCCACCGCGATCTTCAGATTGTCGTAGAGGATGGACAGCGGCACGCCGCCGAAAAAGGCGAAGGCCGAAACATGACCGTCGAGGAACGCCTCGGTCGTCTCGCGCGGATAGGCCTTCACGAAACACGCATCTGAGTGCGGCAGGTCCATGCAGAAATAATGGACCTTCTGCCGCATGCCGCCGATCTCTGCCCACGCCTCGCCGAAGTCGACCTGGGCATGGCCCGGCGGGTGTGCCAGCGGCACGAACGTCTCGCGGCTGCGTGCGCGGCTCTGCCGGACATAGTCCTTCACCACCGTGTAGCCGCCGCCATAGCCATGCTCGTCGCGCAGCCGCTCGAAGATCCGCTTGGCGGTGTGCTGCTGCTTGGCCGGCGACAGGCGATCCTCGCGCAGGATAGCGTCGATGACCGGCAACAGCGGACCTAGCTTCGGCTTCTCCGGCGGCTTCGTGCGCCGGTAGCCCGGCGGCAGCGAGAACGCGCACATCTTCGCCACCGTGTCCCGGCTCAGACCGAACGCCTTCGCCGCCTCCCGGCGGCTGTGACCTTCCACGAACACAAAACGCCGAACGGCCGCGTAACTCTCCAAGGCAAACATCCCCGCCGCCCCAAAACGAGCAGCTTACCACTGGCAGGATTTCTCTCCGCCGCACCGGCACCTATGCCGGCGCTCCCGTGGCCGGGTTTGTCACCGCCCTACACAAGCTTGAGCCTTGGTACGACTGGGGCGTCATCGAGATTGAGAATTTGAACGCCCGCACCGAGGACGAACTCGTCTCCGGTCAGGTCCGATACTTCGACCTGCAGTGGCTCGGGTTGCACTTAAGCATCCAGTACGGACGCGCCCCGCGGCGCAGCCGGGCGGAGGTGCGCAATGGCATCTAATCCGCACCAGTTCGCTCCGGCAGGCACGCTCGTGATCGAGGTTCTCTGCGAGTTTCGCAACGGCCTGCGCATCTTTGATGCCGTCCCAGCCCGCTTCGACGTCATCAAGGTGGGAGAGCGCGACGCATGCCCACTGCTGCATGCGGGAGAGGTGGCGATCTACGACCCCAGCGACTGCATATTCGCTGAAGGCCTGATCGACGGTGCCATCTATGTGATGGAGCATCAGCGTCCCGTCGCCGGGATGTCGTGGGAGACCTTCCACCGCACCGGGTCGCAGCGCGTTGCGGTCGATCGGCGCCTTGTGTGCGCGCAACGATCGTCCAACGACCGAGACCTTTGGTTCGCACAGCCGCTTCGCCGACGTTTCGCCGGCGCTCTCCAAGGCATCGACCCGGCCCAACCTGAGAACCTGCTGCAAAGCAAGTTCGTCGGCCGCGTCGTGGGGCTGTTCCGCCCAAAGATGGAGGCCTGAACATGGCCGAGATTATGGAAGCATTGGCCGCCGCGCCGGTTGAAAGCCTGTGGTCAATCGAAGAAACCACCACGGATCTCAATCGCGCCTGGCTGCAGGGGGCGGACGCCTACGCGAACCGCGCACTGGAGGCCTTCGCCGCGGCGTATCTGACCGTTGATGTCGTGTTCGGTAAGTCCGGCGCTGGCTTGCGTTGCGGGGTCATCGCCGATGACGATGTCACCGAACGCGCGCGGCGGCTATCCCTGCTCGCCGATCGCCAGTTGAGCGACCCCGCCCGGCGTGCGGCGCTCATCGGAGTGCTGTGGGGGCGTGGCACCTTCACCGTCGATCATGGCTTCGCGTCCGTGGCGGAGGCGGCTGACATCGCGCTGCGACTCGGTGGCCGGCTGTTCGCGCTGCCGGGCGGCGCTGTCGAGTTCTCACTCGACCGCCCCTTCGTCGATCCGATCATGATCGACCAGCAGGAGGGGTGGCCACGCCGCACCTTCGCGCTTCGCTGGGGCTTCAGCTCCCGTCGCAACCCATCGTTCGAAGAGGACATGCGCGCACACATCGAGGTCAACGGCACCCGTTTGCCCAGCGGAGCTATTGTTCTCGACAGCCAGGAGCACAGCGCATGAACGCGCAAGCCCTCAACTACACGCCAAAAGCGATCGACGCGCTCACGCTGATGCAGCAGACCACCCCATACGCGTGGTCGGCCCAAGGGTTGGAGTACCTGACCTCAAAGCTGCGGCAGGCACAGACCTTCGTGCTGCCGGAATATGGTCAGTTGCTCGACCGCAACACCCCGCGCCCCGAAGTGCCGGGTTTGATGATGAAGCCGCCGTTCCCTGTCGTGGCGATCGAGTATCCGGCGCCGGCGGCGAGCGCACCGCGCCAAGATGAATGGACCGCAGCACCTTGCTCGAAGCGGATCGCGCTTGCCTGGGATCATCAGGATGACATGCCTGTCGGCGCGCCGTGGCAGGACCAGCGCGGGAAGCTCAGCGATGGCGTCGTCGTCGCTTCAGTCTGCTGGTACGACGCATATCAAGCATGGATGCCGGTCGGCGCAGCGATGCACATCCCATATGAAGGTGCGTGGCGCGACAGGAACGCCGAGATAATCACGTCGGCATTCTGGCGCGACCAAGTGGCGGCTGGGAGAATATCGCCTGCACAGCGCAAGGCGAAGGCCCTGACGGGCACGTTGATCCCGGTCATGCCCGAGGCGATGCAGCAACTGTTTGGTCAAATGGGCACTACCGCGGCTTTCGAGGTTTTTCAGGCTGACCTGATGGACGAGGTTAACGCCTATTTCGATATGGTCTATGCTTTGGCTTGTCGGAACGTTCGTGCCGTCGAGCGGCCAGC
The window above is part of the Sphingomonas sanxanigenens DSM 19645 = NX02 genome. Proteins encoded here:
- the istA gene encoding IS21 family transposase, with the protein product MFALESYAAVRRFVFVEGHSRREAAKAFGLSRDTVAKMCAFSLPPGYRRTKPPEKPKLGPLLPVIDAILREDRLSPAKQQHTAKRIFERLRDEHGYGGGYTVVKDYVRQSRARSRETFVPLAHPPGHAQVDFGEAWAEIGGMRQKVHYFCMDLPHSDACFVKAYPRETTEAFLDGHVSAFAFFGGVPLSILYDNLKIAVARICGDGKRERTRAFTELVSHYLFADRFGRPGKGNDKGKVEALVKHARAMFMVPIPVARSFDELNERLAKDCLARQNGHAGRHADTIAERLVADRQAFRALPAVPLEPCEKRSARVSSTALVRYRTNDYSVPTVYGFRDVLVKGFVDEVVISIAGEEIARHPRSYGEGAFVANPLHYLALIEQKPGALDQAAALQGWDLPEIFQHLRHLLEARMGTKGKREFIQVLRLLEALPLAVVTDAVTQAVQLGAIGFDAVKLIALARIERRPPRLDLAAYPHLPRTDVKTTRAADYGVLAA
- the istB gene encoding IS21-like element helper ATPase IstB, with product MTGDKMPTGTTGGTPQVLLAHHLKQLKLPTVLREYEKVARECARDGVDHPRYLLRLIELELIDRERRTVERRIRAARFPAVKSLDTFDFTAIPSLNKMLVLELARSEYILRRENVIALGNSGTGKTHVALALGLAACQKGFTVAFATAASLVNQLMEARDERRLLKLQRELAAVKLLIVDELGYVPLSATGAELLFEVLSQRYERGSTIITSNLPFEDWTQVLASERLTGALLDRLTHHVSILTMNGDSYRLKQSAGRRSARRAEQNQATVSADPNTGEIPSP